A stretch of the Fusobacterium varium genome encodes the following:
- a CDS encoding putative esterase: protein MHTAYYKEYSHILEREMEFTVYGHNGKPCIVFPAQDGRFYDFFNFGMVDAASRFIEEGKLQLFCVDGIDWESWSQIGGDYHWRIVQHEKWFNYIIEEAIPKFREIYGESSGEYYKGKFFTTGCSMGAYHALNFFLRRPDIFDGVIALSGLYHAGYFFPNYNNEVIYNNSPVDYMRNMPWNHYYLNMYRNSKIILCCGQGRWEKECIEDTNSLKESFKHLQVPVWTDFWGYDVDHDWPWWKIQFPYFLDVVL, encoded by the coding sequence ATGCATACAGCTTACTATAAAGAATACAGCCATATATTAGAAAGAGAAATGGAATTTACAGTATATGGACATAATGGAAAACCATGTATAGTTTTTCCAGCACAAGATGGAAGATTTTATGATTTTTTTAATTTTGGAATGGTAGATGCTGCTTCAAGATTTATTGAAGAAGGAAAACTGCAACTTTTTTGTGTAGATGGAATAGATTGGGAAAGTTGGTCACAAATAGGTGGAGATTATCATTGGAGAATAGTACAACATGAGAAATGGTTTAATTATATTATAGAGGAAGCTATACCAAAGTTTAGAGAAATTTATGGAGAAAGCTCTGGGGAATATTATAAAGGGAAATTTTTTACAACAGGATGCAGCATGGGAGCATATCATGCATTGAATTTTTTTCTTCGACGCCCAGATATTTTTGATGGAGTAATTGCTCTAAGCGGACTTTATCATGCAGGATATTTTTTTCCAAATTATAATAATGAAGTAATTTATAATAATTCTCCAGTTGATTATATGAGAAATATGCCATGGAATCATTATTATTTGAATATGTACAGGAACTCAAAAATAATACTTTGCTGTGGACAAGGCAGATGGGAAAAAGAATGTATAGAGGATACAAACAGTCTAAAAGAGAGTTTTAAACATCTTCAAGTACCAGTGTGGACTGATTTTTGGGGATATGATGTGGATCATGATTGGCCATGGTGGAAGATACAGTTTCCATATTTTTTAGATGTAGTACTATAA
- a CDS encoding putative efflux protein translates to MGFFQIFLIGIGLSMDAFAISLCQGLVMGKVKIGKTIKIALTFGLFQTVMPILGFYVGSIFSGKVSQYSNIIAFIILGYLGFNMIREAIKENNCCTEDGCSSKALLALGIATSIDALAIGFTFSFLKNFNIFVSSSEIGIITFIVSSVGVVLGTKFGTLLESKAQYLGGTILIIIGIKSLIGNFI, encoded by the coding sequence TTGGGATTTTTTCAGATTTTTTTAATAGGGATAGGGCTTTCAATGGATGCTTTTGCTATTTCTTTGTGTCAAGGACTTGTAATGGGAAAAGTAAAAATAGGAAAAACTATAAAAATAGCACTTACTTTTGGATTATTTCAAACAGTAATGCCAATATTGGGATTTTATGTAGGAAGTATTTTTAGTGGAAAAGTTTCACAGTATAGTAATATTATTGCTTTTATTATTTTAGGATATTTGGGATTCAATATGATAAGAGAAGCAATAAAAGAAAATAATTGTTGTACAGAAGATGGATGCAGTTCAAAAGCCCTGTTAGCACTTGGTATAGCAACAAGTATTGATGCATTAGCAATAGGATTTACATTTTCATTTTTGAAGAATTTTAATATTTTTGTGTCATCTAGTGAAATTGGAATAATTACTTTTATAGTTTCAAGTGTAGGAGTAGTTTTGGGAACAAAATTTGGAACATTATTAGAAAGTAAAGCTCAATATTTAGGTGGAACGATTCTTATAATTATAGGAATTAAAAGTTTGATAGGAAATTTTATTTGA
- a CDS encoding putative aminobenzoyl-glutamate transporter — translation MEKNVQMKKNGLFERFLNFVEVAGNKLPHPVAMFFGFFVITIIFSFILSKAGVSVTYSEIAKSTGKVVQKTTMVQNLLTVNGIRGIFTSAVKNFTGHAALGSIVVAMLGVGLADGTGLLSALIKKLVLSTPKVMVSAIVVFAGVMSNIASDAGYVVLIPLGAVIFASFGRHPLAGIAAAFAGVSGGFSANLLIGTTDPLLGGISTSAAQIVLPGYSVDATANYFFMFASTFLITIIGAWITDKIVEPRLGEYTGPRLEVDSNSQLTTGEKKGLRVSAVSIIIFIGVILFMVLPENAIFKLNAKEIEAFVATNHRQPGTMELLKPFFSESIVFVLMLTFFIPGLFYGISAGTVKSHKDVIKALVKAMASCGQVFVIIFISAQFVYVFTKSNIGIVIAVKLANILKDMGITGVAAAVGLIFLTAFVNLFIGGASSKWLMLSPVFIPMFVELGLTPEYTQLAYRIGDSTTNIISPLMSYFPIIVGFAAKYAKNEEDMGLGTVIAMMLPYSMVFLVAWTILFLAWTFLGIPIGPGVHMFM, via the coding sequence ATGGAAAAAAATGTACAAATGAAAAAAAATGGATTGTTTGAAAGATTCTTAAATTTTGTTGAAGTTGCAGGAAACAAATTACCTCATCCAGTAGCAATGTTCTTTGGATTTTTCGTAATAACTATTATTTTCTCATTTATACTATCAAAAGCAGGAGTTTCTGTTACTTATTCAGAAATTGCTAAGAGTACTGGTAAAGTAGTTCAAAAAACTACTATGGTACAAAATCTTTTAACTGTAAATGGCATTAGGGGAATTTTTACTTCAGCTGTTAAAAACTTTACAGGACATGCTGCTCTTGGATCAATAGTTGTGGCTATGCTTGGAGTTGGACTTGCTGATGGAACAGGGCTTTTAAGTGCTCTTATTAAAAAATTAGTTTTATCTACTCCAAAAGTTATGGTATCTGCTATAGTTGTATTTGCTGGAGTTATGTCAAATATAGCCTCTGATGCTGGATATGTTGTTTTGATTCCATTGGGAGCAGTAATATTTGCTTCATTTGGAAGACACCCATTAGCTGGTATAGCTGCTGCATTTGCTGGAGTATCTGGAGGATTCTCAGCTAACCTTCTTATAGGAACTACTGACCCACTTTTGGGAGGTATCAGTACATCTGCTGCTCAAATAGTTCTTCCAGGATATTCTGTTGATGCAACCGCAAACTACTTCTTCATGTTTGCTTCTACTTTTCTTATTACTATAATTGGAGCATGGATTACTGATAAGATAGTTGAACCTAGACTTGGAGAATACACAGGACCTAGATTAGAAGTTGATAGTAATTCTCAACTAACTACTGGAGAGAAAAAAGGACTAAGAGTTTCTGCTGTTTCAATAATCATTTTTATTGGAGTTATTTTATTCATGGTATTACCTGAAAATGCTATTTTCAAGTTAAATGCAAAAGAAATTGAAGCTTTTGTTGCTACCAACCACAGACAACCTGGTACAATGGAGCTTTTAAAACCATTCTTCAGTGAATCTATTGTATTTGTACTAATGCTTACATTTTTCATTCCAGGTTTATTCTATGGAATTTCTGCTGGAACTGTTAAATCACACAAAGATGTTATTAAAGCCTTGGTAAAAGCTATGGCTTCGTGCGGACAAGTATTTGTTATCATCTTTATTTCAGCTCAGTTCGTTTACGTATTTACAAAATCTAATATCGGAATTGTAATAGCTGTAAAATTAGCAAATATCCTGAAAGATATGGGCATCACAGGAGTTGCAGCAGCAGTAGGACTTATTTTCCTTACAGCTTTTGTAAATCTGTTTATTGGAGGAGCTTCTTCAAAATGGCTTATGCTTTCTCCTGTATTTATTCCAATGTTTGTAGAACTTGGACTTACTCCTGAATATACTCAGTTAGCTTATAGAATAGGAGATTCTACTACAAATATTATTTCTCCATTAATGTCATACTTCCCAATCATAGTTGGATTTGCAGCTAAGTATGCTAAAAATGAAGAAGATATGGGATTAGGAACTGTTATTGCAATGATGCTTCCATACTCAATGGTATTCTTGGTAGCTTGGACAATCTTATTCTTAGCATGGACTTTCTTAGGTATTCCTATTGGACCTGGAGTGCATATGTTTATGTAA
- a CDS encoding putative pyruvate synthase subunit PorC: MKEIFEIRWHGRGGQGAKTASLLLADAAFSGGMFVQGFPEYGPERMGAPITAYNRISKERVTVHSNIYEPDFVVVVDETLIESVDVTKGLKEDGAIIINSSKPASEFKALLKGYKGRVCTCDARTISEETLGKNFPNTPMLGAVVKVSGVMEEKAFLEAMENSFAHKFASKPEVLKGNMAALVRSMNEVKE; this comes from the coding sequence ATGAAAGAAATTTTTGAAATAAGATGGCATGGAAGAGGCGGTCAAGGAGCCAAAACAGCTTCTTTACTTTTGGCAGATGCAGCATTCAGTGGCGGAATGTTCGTTCAAGGTTTCCCAGAATATGGACCTGAAAGAATGGGTGCTCCTATCACTGCTTATAATCGTATCTCTAAAGAGAGAGTTACAGTTCATTCTAATATTTATGAACCTGATTTCGTTGTTGTTGTTGATGAAACTCTTATTGAAAGTGTTGATGTTACTAAAGGTCTTAAAGAGGATGGAGCTATCATTATCAATAGTTCTAAGCCTGCTTCTGAATTTAAAGCTCTTTTAAAAGGGTATAAAGGAAGAGTTTGTACTTGTGATGCAAGAACTATTTCTGAAGAAACTCTTGGTAAAAACTTCCCTAACACTCCTATGCTTGGAGCAGTTGTAAAAGTCAGTGGTGTAATGGAAGAAAAAGCTTTCCTTGAAGCAATGGAAAACTCTTTTGCGCATAAATTTGCAAGTAAACCAGAAGTACTAAAAGGAAATATGGCGGCATTAGTACGTTCTATGAATGAGGTGAAAGAATAA
- a CDS encoding putative pyruvate synthase subunit PorD, giving the protein MKNKAGVPITEDISWKDITPGGVVYEAGSAQHFRTGDWRSMKPVLLRDKCIDCLLCVPCCPDSAIPVKDGKRLEFDMDHCKGCGICVKACPFKAIELIKE; this is encoded by the coding sequence ATGAAAAATAAAGCTGGTGTACCAATAACTGAAGATATTAGCTGGAAAGATATAACTCCTGGTGGAGTAGTTTATGAGGCTGGAAGTGCTCAGCACTTTAGAACTGGTGACTGGAGATCTATGAAACCAGTACTTTTGAGAGATAAATGTATTGACTGTCTTTTATGTGTTCCTTGCTGCCCAGATTCAGCAATACCTGTAAAAGATGGAAAAAGATTAGAGTTTGATATGGATCATTGCAAAGGATGTGGAATTTGTGTAAAAGCATGCCCATTTAAAGCAATAGAATTGATAAAAGAGTAG
- a CDS encoding putative pyruvate synthase subunit PorA: protein MSIRERMSGNEAIAIAMRQINPDVVPAFPITPSTEIPQYFSQYVADGSVDSEFIPVESEHSAMSAAMGSQAAGARTMTATSSCGLALMWEMLYVVSSARLPITLACVNRALTGPININADHSDSMGARDAGWIQLYSETNQEAYDNMLQANRIGEHPDVQLPVMVCQDGFITSHAVENIELLEDDKAKAFVGEYKPEDYLLNAKRPTAVGPYDIVSYYMEHKVNQAHAMMNAKKVILEVAAEYEKLTGRKYGLFEEYKLDDAEVAIVVINSTAGTAKAAIEEMRKEGKKVGLLKIRVFRPFPMEEIAQALKNIKMVAVMDKCEGFSAAGGPVFAEVRSALYDCSPRPKMINYVYGLGGRDITVNHIKEIFNTLLAEKDQEVKDTYRHFGVRG from the coding sequence ATGAGTATAAGAGAAAGAATGTCAGGAAATGAAGCTATTGCAATAGCAATGAGACAAATAAATCCAGATGTAGTACCTGCTTTTCCAATCACTCCATCGACAGAAATACCACAATATTTCTCTCAATATGTTGCTGATGGTTCAGTAGACAGTGAATTTATTCCAGTGGAATCAGAGCACAGCGCTATGTCAGCTGCAATGGGATCACAGGCTGCAGGAGCTAGAACTATGACAGCTACTTCATCATGCGGACTTGCATTGATGTGGGAAATGCTTTATGTTGTATCTTCTGCAAGACTTCCTATAACTTTAGCATGTGTTAACAGAGCTCTTACAGGACCTATCAATATCAATGCAGATCACAGTGATTCTATGGGTGCAAGAGATGCTGGATGGATTCAGTTATATAGTGAAACAAACCAGGAAGCTTATGATAATATGCTTCAGGCTAACAGAATAGGAGAACATCCAGATGTTCAGCTTCCTGTAATGGTATGTCAGGATGGATTTATAACAAGCCATGCTGTTGAAAATATAGAATTATTAGAAGATGACAAAGCTAAAGCATTTGTTGGAGAATATAAACCTGAAGATTATCTTTTAAATGCAAAAAGACCTACAGCAGTAGGACCATATGATATAGTTTCTTACTATATGGAGCATAAAGTAAATCAGGCTCATGCTATGATGAATGCTAAAAAAGTTATTCTTGAAGTAGCAGCGGAATATGAAAAACTTACTGGAAGAAAATATGGCTTATTTGAAGAATATAAGCTGGATGATGCAGAAGTTGCAATAGTAGTTATCAACTCAACTGCTGGAACAGCTAAAGCTGCAATAGAAGAAATGAGAAAAGAAGGTAAAAAAGTAGGACTTCTAAAAATCAGAGTATTCAGACCATTCCCTATGGAAGAAATAGCACAGGCGCTTAAAAATATAAAAATGGTAGCAGTAATGGATAAATGTGAGGGATTCTCAGCAGCTGGAGGACCAGTATTTGCAGAGGTAAGATCAGCGCTTTATGACTGCAGCCCAAGACCAAAAATGATCAACTATGTTTATGGACTTGGAGGAAGAGATATAACTGTTAATCATATAAAAGAGATCTTTAATACTCTACTGGCTGAAAAAGATCAGGAAGTTAAAGACACATATAGACATTTTGGTGTAAGAGGGTAG
- a CDS encoding putative pyruvate synthase subunit PorB, with translation MAYNFKKEMEKPERLTGGHRMCAGCGAPVAVRGVLRALKEEDEAVICSATSCLEVSTFLYPYTAWKDSFIHSAFENAAATISGAQTAYKVLKKKGKIDESYKFIAFGGDGGTYDIGFQSLSGAMERGHDMVYVCYDNEAYMNTGIQRSSATPIGADTTTTPIGKESAGKPQGRKDLTDVISAHNVAYVAQTTFIGNFKDLHEKAEKAIYTEGAAFLNILAPCPRGWRYEGEDLMEMCKLAVETCYWPLFEVIDGEWKLSYRPKVKLPVEEFLKKQGRFKHLFKPQNRHIIDRIQKDVDLKWERLLKRCGEEI, from the coding sequence ATGGCATATAATTTCAAAAAAGAAATGGAAAAACCTGAAAGACTTACTGGAGGACACAGAATGTGTGCAGGGTGTGGAGCACCAGTAGCAGTAAGAGGAGTATTAAGAGCACTAAAAGAGGAAGATGAAGCTGTAATATGCAGTGCAACAAGCTGTCTTGAAGTATCAACTTTCCTATATCCATATACAGCATGGAAAGATTCATTCATTCACTCAGCATTTGAAAATGCAGCAGCAACAATAAGCGGAGCGCAGACTGCATATAAAGTATTAAAGAAAAAAGGAAAAATAGATGAGTCATATAAATTCATAGCTTTTGGAGGAGATGGAGGAACTTATGATATAGGATTCCAGTCACTGTCTGGAGCAATGGAAAGAGGACATGACATGGTTTATGTATGTTATGACAATGAAGCATATATGAATACAGGTATTCAAAGATCATCAGCAACACCTATAGGAGCAGATACAACAACAACACCTATAGGAAAAGAAAGCGCAGGAAAACCACAGGGAAGAAAGGATCTTACAGATGTAATATCAGCTCACAATGTGGCATATGTAGCACAGACAACATTTATAGGAAACTTCAAAGACCTTCATGAGAAAGCGGAAAAAGCAATCTACACAGAAGGAGCAGCATTCCTTAATATATTAGCACCATGCCCAAGAGGATGGAGATATGAGGGAGAAGATTTAATGGAAATGTGTAAACTGGCAGTAGAAACTTGTTACTGGCCATTATTTGAAGTAATAGATGGAGAATGGAAATTAAGCTACAGACCAAAAGTAAAATTACCAGTAGAAGAATTCCTAAAAAAACAAGGAAGATTTAAACACTTATTCAAACCGCAAAACAGACATATCATAGACAGAATACAAAAAGATGTGGATTTGAAATGGGAAAGACTTCTTAAGAGATGTGGAGAAGAAATTTAA
- a CDS encoding magnesium chelatase, which translates to MNIRVLSSSYIGVEPFLVETEVDISSGLPFFSIVGLGDTAISESKDRVRTALKNSDYKMEPKKIIVNLSPAGIKKEGAQFDLPIAIGIMVAMGFIKDRNSVLDNYLFLGELSLDGKIRGVKGIINTMILVKEKGYKGVIIPEDNVQEASLIKGINIISVSTLKEAADFISKGETKPLNIKPFLEEKDYSIDFSEVKGQALAKRGLEIAAAGGHNIILIGSPGSGKSMLAKRMITILPPMSEEEIIESTKIYSVAGELNSKKPIISQRPFRSPHHTSSLTSIIGGGKRIKPGEISLASNGVLLLDELAEFPRSVLESLRQPLEDGMVSITRAQYRVEFLSTFQLLATSNPCFCGNYYEGASCTCTQHEVNKYLKKLSGPIMDRIDIHIEMRRLSEDELMNSSESENSDTIKNRIIKAREIQRKRYNNDLLNGNLGQKEIKKYCKIADEDKEYFKNAMKIMEISARGYDKILKVARTIADLDECKEIKKHHLMEAVSFRKK; encoded by the coding sequence ATGAATATACGAGTTTTAAGTTCCAGTTACATAGGAGTAGAACCTTTTCTAGTAGAAACTGAAGTTGATATTAGCAGTGGACTGCCTTTTTTTTCAATAGTAGGTTTGGGAGATACTGCCATATCAGAAAGTAAAGATAGAGTAAGAACTGCCTTAAAAAATAGTGATTACAAAATGGAACCAAAAAAAATAATAGTGAATCTTTCTCCTGCAGGAATAAAAAAAGAAGGAGCTCAATTTGATCTCCCTATAGCTATTGGTATAATGGTTGCTATGGGATTTATAAAAGATAGAAATTCAGTTCTTGACAACTATCTTTTTCTTGGAGAACTTTCTTTAGATGGAAAAATTAGAGGAGTAAAAGGAATAATAAATACAATGATTTTAGTAAAAGAAAAAGGATACAAAGGTGTAATTATTCCTGAAGATAATGTTCAAGAAGCTTCTCTTATTAAAGGGATAAATATCATTTCTGTTTCAACTTTAAAAGAAGCAGCTGACTTTATTTCTAAAGGTGAAACAAAACCATTAAATATAAAACCATTTCTTGAAGAAAAAGATTACAGCATTGATTTTTCAGAAGTAAAAGGACAAGCATTAGCAAAAAGAGGATTAGAAATTGCTGCTGCTGGTGGACATAACATCATACTAATAGGAAGTCCTGGTTCTGGAAAGTCTATGCTTGCCAAAAGAATGATAACTATTCTTCCCCCTATGAGTGAAGAAGAAATAATTGAATCTACAAAAATATATAGTGTTGCTGGTGAACTTAACAGTAAAAAACCAATAATCAGTCAAAGACCTTTTCGTTCTCCTCACCATACAAGTTCACTTACTTCCATCATAGGTGGGGGTAAAAGAATAAAACCTGGTGAAATAAGTTTAGCATCTAATGGAGTATTATTATTGGATGAACTTGCAGAATTTCCTAGAAGTGTTCTCGAGAGCTTAAGACAGCCATTAGAAGATGGAATGGTTTCTATCACAAGAGCTCAATACAGAGTAGAATTTTTAAGTACATTTCAGCTCCTTGCTACAAGTAATCCATGCTTTTGTGGAAATTATTATGAAGGAGCTTCATGTACATGTACTCAACATGAGGTTAATAAATATCTGAAAAAACTTTCTGGTCCCATTATGGATAGAATTGATATTCATATTGAAATGAGAAGATTATCAGAAGATGAATTAATGAATTCATCTGAATCTGAAAATTCGGATACTATAAAAAATCGAATAATAAAAGCTAGAGAAATACAAAGAAAAAGATATAATAATGATCTTTTAAATGGCAATTTAGGCCAAAAAGAAATAAAAAAATATTGTAAAATAGCTGACGAAGATAAAGAATATTTTAAAAATGCTATGAAAATAATGGAAATCTCTGCCAGGGGTTATGATAAAATTTTAAAAGTTGCAAGAACTATTGCAGATTTGGATGAGTGTAAGGAAATAAAAAAACATCATTTAATGGAAGCTGTTTCTTTCAGAAAAAAATAA
- a CDS encoding citrate transporter, with protein sequence MVVFVALLLICSMMYLLLKNKVSPIVAFVCLPIISAVILILTGTFTSSAGEVIPLSTQFNTMVDWCSSGVKTTMSNATLFIFSIIYFGVMSDAGMFDPIVKGLVKIAGKSPVMIYLTTALIALVSQLDGATATTYLITIPAMLPIFKKLKLNVLGMLTVIGIVTGSWNMVPWGGTIIRTATTITNLGIPVTPQELWKMILPIEVLGMFLGIGLGVFFGIQDKKRLIKKYGSDYFDKAITEEPVISQEVNDLKRPKLLPLNLLLTAAIIIVMIVNSKIPSYLVFLIATAIALVINYRGLKIQNERVQAHAPTAVGTAATFLAAGIFLGIFKETGMTIALANVVLDNLPNVFLPQIGRVFGALGSAIGIILSPDLYYYSLLPVVGEVVKALGGSPIKVGLSMLIGENIGVIVSPCIPTTFLAIGLAGVELKDHIKFSLKYFIAVSTIMVIAAMMIGVA encoded by the coding sequence ATGGTTGTTTTTGTAGCATTGTTGCTTATATGTTCAATGATGTATCTGTTATTAAAAAATAAAGTATCACCTATTGTTGCCTTTGTGTGTTTACCTATCATTTCTGCTGTAATTTTAATTTTAACTGGAACTTTTACTAGTTCAGCTGGAGAAGTAATTCCATTGAGTACTCAATTTAACACCATGGTTGATTGGTGTTCCAGTGGTGTAAAAACTACAATGAGTAATGCTACACTTTTTATATTTTCTATTATTTATTTTGGTGTAATGAGCGATGCTGGTATGTTTGACCCTATTGTTAAAGGACTTGTTAAAATTGCTGGAAAAAGTCCTGTAATGATATACCTCACAACTGCATTAATTGCTCTTGTTTCTCAATTGGATGGAGCTACTGCTACTACTTATCTGATTACTATACCTGCAATGCTTCCGATATTTAAAAAATTGAAGCTTAATGTTTTAGGAATGCTTACTGTTATTGGAATTGTTACTGGATCTTGGAATATGGTACCTTGGGGCGGAACTATAATACGTACAGCTACAACAATTACTAATCTTGGAATCCCTGTTACTCCTCAAGAACTCTGGAAAATGATTCTACCAATAGAAGTTCTAGGTATGTTTCTTGGAATAGGATTAGGAGTATTCTTTGGTATCCAAGATAAAAAAAGATTAATAAAAAAATATGGTTCTGATTATTTTGATAAAGCAATAACTGAAGAACCAGTTATTTCACAAGAAGTTAATGATTTAAAACGCCCTAAACTTTTACCTTTAAATCTTCTTTTAACTGCTGCAATCATTATTGTTATGATAGTAAATTCAAAAATTCCTAGCTATTTGGTATTTTTAATTGCTACTGCAATAGCTTTAGTTATAAATTACAGAGGTTTAAAAATTCAAAATGAAAGAGTACAGGCTCATGCTCCAACTGCTGTAGGAACTGCTGCAACATTTCTAGCAGCTGGTATTTTTCTAGGTATTTTCAAAGAAACTGGAATGACAATTGCTCTTGCTAATGTTGTACTTGACAATCTGCCTAATGTTTTTCTTCCTCAAATAGGACGTGTATTTGGAGCATTAGGCTCTGCAATCGGTATAATACTCAGTCCAGATCTATATTACTATTCACTGTTACCAGTAGTTGGAGAAGTAGTTAAAGCTTTAGGAGGAAGCCCTATAAAAGTTGGTCTTTCTATGCTTATTGGAGAAAATATAGGAGTAATTGTTTCCCCTTGTATACCAACTACATTCCTAGCAATTGGTCTTGCAGGAGTAGAACTTAAGGATCATATAAAATTTTCTCTAAAATATTTTATTGCTGTATCAACGATTATGGTTATTGCAGCAATGATGATTGGAGTAGCATAG
- a CDS encoding putative CoA transferase, translating to MEKGALSNIRVLDLTRVLAGPYCTAMLADMGAEVIKIEIPGKGDDTRGMGPFKNGESMYYANINRNKYGVTLNLKSEEGKEIFKELVKKADVVVENYRPGVMDKLGLGYEILKEINPQIIYAAVSGFGFYGSYHERPGYDIIAQAMGGLMSITGPENGSPTRAGNAMGDVLGGMNLTIGILAALNARQIIKKGQRVDVSLVDSVVSALETGTQRYFVNNEIPKLLGNRYAAVSPYDSFKSKDGMFVIGCGNQKLFTLLCNKVLKRPDLLENPLFLTNHLRCENHAPLKIEIEKWSVNISSKQAVEMILAAGVPAAPILNLKEISEDKHIAEEREMFVTIEHPIIGTMRVNGNPIKLMDTMPKIKNCAPLLGQHTEEIYKKILNFSEEKVKEYKSKGVI from the coding sequence ATGGAAAAAGGAGCACTTAGCAATATTAGAGTTTTAGATCTTACTCGTGTTTTGGCAGGTCCATACTGTACAGCTATGTTAGCTGATATGGGAGCTGAAGTCATTAAAATAGAAATTCCTGGAAAAGGAGACGATACAAGAGGTATGGGGCCTTTCAAGAATGGAGAAAGCATGTACTATGCAAATATAAATAGAAATAAATATGGTGTAACTCTCAACCTGAAGTCTGAAGAGGGGAAGGAAATATTTAAAGAATTAGTAAAAAAAGCTGATGTTGTAGTAGAAAACTATCGTCCTGGTGTAATGGATAAATTAGGACTAGGTTATGAAATTTTGAAAGAAATCAATCCACAGATTATATACGCTGCTGTTTCTGGATTTGGATTTTATGGTTCTTATCATGAAAGACCTGGTTATGATATTATTGCTCAGGCTATGGGTGGATTAATGAGTATTACAGGTCCTGAAAATGGCAGTCCTACAAGAGCTGGAAATGCTATGGGTGATGTTCTTGGTGGAATGAATTTAACAATTGGAATATTAGCTGCCTTAAATGCAAGGCAAATAATAAAAAAAGGACAAAGAGTTGATGTCTCTCTTGTAGATTCTGTTGTTTCAGCTTTAGAAACTGGAACTCAAAGATATTTTGTAAACAATGAAATACCTAAGCTACTAGGTAATAGATATGCTGCTGTTTCTCCATATGATTCTTTTAAATCAAAAGATGGAATGTTTGTTATTGGATGTGGAAATCAAAAATTATTTACCCTCCTTTGCAATAAAGTCCTTAAAAGACCTGATTTACTTGAAAATCCATTATTTCTTACTAATCATTTAAGATGTGAAAATCATGCTCCTTTAAAGATTGAAATAGAAAAATGGTCTGTAAATATTTCTTCAAAACAGGCAGTTGAAATGATTCTTGCTGCAGGAGTACCTGCTGCACCTATATTAAATTTAAAAGAAATTTCTGAAGATAAGCATATAGCTGAAGAAAGAGAAATGTTTGTTACCATTGAACACCCAATAATTGGAACTATGAGAGTAAATGGAAATCCAATAAAACTTATGGACACTATGCCTAAAATAAAAAATTGTGCTCCTTTGCTTGGACAGCATACAGAAGAAATTTATAAAAAAATATTAAATTTCTCTGAAGAAAAAGTAAAAGAATATAAATCAAAGGGAGTTATTTAG